From the genome of Nicotiana sylvestris chromosome 2, ASM39365v2, whole genome shotgun sequence, one region includes:
- the LOC104230157 gene encoding uncharacterized protein — protein sequence MEEVEAEVQKLPERLTPCNSGRRRSCDCDSNHSPEFEFWMVRNPSFPQPNQLSADELFSHGVLLPLDLLQCPSAEDLLEANGTNTSSHHKTEPEPSGSGRPEPETELSASIVNTSAGGGSFTSSKRWKDIFKKTEKKLESNDVKKKEKEKRKEKKVVGGSNGVSTGAELNINIWPFSRSRSAGNGGSRPRVTGGSGLANRKVSSAPCSRSNSAGESKSRKWPSSPSRGGVHLGRSSPVWQVRRNLGPGSSGRSSDDLVRTAEITIRKETALNESSTNKKAVKKEGVECRRKVSSAAASGGGPKARVLNLNVPMCIGYRNQLGCRSDENSAISVAAAAAGDGGDRSGVAGSSEGVRGSSNLFNIKSLFTKKVY from the coding sequence ATGGAAGAAGTTGAAGCTGAAGTTCAGAAGCTGCCTGAAAGGCTTACACCATGCAACAGTGGAAGAAGGAGAAGCTGTGACTGTGATTCTAACCATTCACCCGAATTTGAGTTTTGGATGGTTCGAAACCCGTCTTTTCCTCAGCCCAACCAACTCTCTGCCGATGAGCTCTTCTCCCATGGCGTCCTTCTTCCTTTAGACCTTCTCCAGTGCCCTTCTGCGGAGGACCTACTTGAAGCAAATGGGACAAATACTTCTTCACACCATAAAACTGAGCCTGAACCATCTGGGTCTGGTCGACCCGAACCCGAAACAGAACTATCTGCGTCGATAGTCAACACGTCGGCGGGCGGCGGTTCTTTTACGTCATCAAAGCGTTGGAAGGACATTTTCAAGAAAACCGAGAAGAAATTAGAGAGTAATGatgtgaagaagaaggagaaggagaagaggaAAGAGAAGAAAGTTGTAGGTGGAAGCAATGGGGTGAGTACTGGTGCTGAGCTAAATATCAATATTTGGCCCTTTTCGAGGAGTAGATCCGCTGGAAACGGCGGAAGTAGGCCTCGGGTTACGGGTGGATCCGGTTTGGCGAACCGAAAGGTGAGTAGTGCTCCGTGTTCCCGGAGTAACTCAGCCGGTGAATCCAAGTCAAGAAAATGGCCCAGTAGTCCTAGCCGTGGTGGGGTTCATTTGGGCCGAAGCAGCCCAGTTTGGCAGGTCCGCCGGAATCTTGGACCAGGATCCAGTGGCCGGAGCTCCGATGACCTCGTGAGAACTGCTGAAATAACAATCAGAAAAGAAACCGCCCTTAATGAAAGCAGCACCAACAAAAAGGCAGTTAAAAAAGAAGGTGTTGAATGTCGCCGGAAAGTATCGTCAGCGGCTGCCAGTGGTGGTGGGCCTAAAGCTAGAGTCTTGAACTTGAATGTTCCTATGTGCATTGGTTACAGGAATCAGTTAGGTTGCAGAAGTGACGAAAACAGTGCCATTAGTGTCGCCGCCGCTGCCGCCGGGGACGGTGGTGATCGGAGTGGTGTCGCGGGGAGCAGTGAAGGGGTACGTGGCAGTAGTAATTTATTTAATATCAAAAGCCTATTTACCAAGAAAGTCTATTAA